AAGCAGTGGACTCTATTAGTTCAGGATGTGAATCATTTTCTGCCATCGGCGCGGGAATTGTTATCCAAGTTCCGTTTTATTCCACATGCGCGGCTGGATGATTTAATGGTGAGTTATGCGCCGAAGGGGGGCGGAATCGGGCCGCATTTTGACTCCTACGATGTTTTTTTGCTCCAAGGGCTTGGAGCGAGACGCTGGCAGATTTCAGCCCAATTGGATGATGCTTTTATTGAAGATGCGCCGCTACGGATTTTGAAGAATTTTTATCCGGAACAAGAATGGGTGCTGGAAGCCGGCGACATGCTCTACTTGCCTCCCAAATACGCGCATAACGGCATCGCGGAGGACGATTGCATGACGTATTCCATTGGTTTCCGCGCTCCCAGTCATGAAGAGTTGATGACCCAATTTCTGGTTTTTCTGCAGGATCGGGTTGCGGCGCCTGGCCGGTATGCGGATCCTGATCTGCAATTGCAATCGCATCCATCGGTTTTGAGTCCGGCAATGTTGTCGCAGGTTCGTACTATCCTCAATAAAATAAAGTGGAATCAAAATGATATAGAAGATTTTCTTGGGATCTATCTTTCCGAACCCAAGCCGCATGTTTTTTTTGAACAACCTGAAAAGCCGGTACCGTTGCGTGATTTTGTTAGATCGGTTCGTGAAAAAGGCTTGGAGCTTGATCTAAAAAGTAGAATGCTATGCCGCCGCGATAAGTTTTTTATCAATGGCGAGATTTTTACTGGAAGTGTCGAAGCATGCCGGTTATTGACGGAGTTGGCGGATGATTATGAATTAACGTCTCCCGGGAACATCGATAAAGCAACTGGGGAAATTCTCTATCAATGGTATCTCAATGGCTACGTTAAGCAGAAGATTTGATCTTTATAAGTATTTTATGGAAGACCTGTGCATGGCACATGAAAGTAGAAGTGCTAAATTTGTATAATCCGAAAAGTTGGATTATGCTATTAGCGCAAATTAAATGATGAACATGGGAGATTAGATGTTGAGATTTTCACTTGTAGCGATTGCTTTCGCGATTTTGACTTTAAGTGCATGTGAGGGCAAAAAAAGCTTGGATGGTTATCCAATGGATAAGCCGCCTCCATCAGCTTATGCACCAAGAGATTCTGAGCCTGAAGAATTGAAATAAACAGGATGAACAGAATCGATAAGCCGCGTAAGTCCTTAATGGCGAGTGGTTGGGTTCTGTGAATAGTGTTTCCCGAGGCCACAAACTCTCTTTTTGGAGAGGTTGTGGCAGATTGATTGATAGATTGGAAAGTAAAGCGTTTAATTACATTTAATGTCAATCAAGATCTTGAAATTCCATTTTTAACCTGAGGTACAGGCTGTTAAGAATGGACTCGCAGAAAAAAGGAAGTCATTTAAATAGATATTACTTATCTAAGCGATGTAATCCTTAAGAGCAGATGTCTACCGAGTGACTTTTCATTAAGCATATGAATATGCTTGAATGATTGTTTAAACTCGTTATATACTGCGGAACTTTTAAGAACTTTTATAAGGAAAATTCACAATGAAATATTCACTTCTGGCTGCTGCATTGTTTGCCTTGACCTTATCTGCTTGTGGTGGTGCAAAAAATCAAGCATTACCTGAAACCGAAAGAGAAAATTATGAAAGAGCCCTCCGTGGGGAAGATCCTGATTGTCCACATGGAATCGATGCAAATGGCAACTGTTTGAAAGAGGGAGCGGATGCGCGTCCTTATGGTGGAACAAGCAAGCCAGGCCACTAATCGATAGTTAATAAGCACCTATCACAAAAAAAACCGCCCGCGAGGCGGTTTTTTTGTTTCTCTTCTCATTGATCTCGATGGGTTGTTAGAAAGATTGAAATGAAATTGATTTAATGAATGTTGAATGTGAATGAAGTTAATAGTGAATGCATCCGCGGATTCAACTTCGAAGTGCAACACCTAGCGGTGGCTTGGTATAGCGCACCGTCTTTCCGAAGAACACCTCAAACGGGGTTCTGAATCCAAGCACCTTGCGCGGTCGATGGTTGAGTCTATCCACCGCCCATTGTACTTGTTCCTGGGTCACCTTAATCAATTCCATTCCCTTGGGGAAATACTGCCGCAGCAGACCATTGCTGTTCTCGTTCAAGCCGCGCTCCCATGAATGATAAGGATGAGCGAAGTAGATATCCACATTGAGTTTCGCAGCAATGGTTTCATGCTCCGCAAATTCTTTCCCGTTGTCGAATGTCATGGTGTGGCACT
This is a stretch of genomic DNA from Nitrosomonas sp. sh817. It encodes these proteins:
- a CDS encoding JmjC domain-containing protein, producing MISLGGLAPKVFLRDYWQKQPLLIRDALPGFKGLLTRDALISLAYSEEAQSRLVVQRNGRWQLKHGPLDDRDFARLPEKQWTLLVQDVNHFLPSARELLSKFRFIPHARLDDLMVSYAPKGGGIGPHFDSYDVFLLQGLGARRWQISAQLDDAFIEDAPLRILKNFYPEQEWVLEAGDMLYLPPKYAHNGIAEDDCMTYSIGFRAPSHEELMTQFLVFLQDRVAAPGRYADPDLQLQSHPSVLSPAMLSQVRTILNKIKWNQNDIEDFLGIYLSEPKPHVFFEQPEKPVPLRDFVRSVREKGLELDLKSRMLCRRDKFFINGEIFTGSVEACRLLTELADDYELTSPGNIDKATGEILYQWYLNGYVKQKI